A single region of the Camelus ferus isolate YT-003-E chromosome 2, BCGSAC_Cfer_1.0, whole genome shotgun sequence genome encodes:
- the DDIT4L gene encoding DNA damage-inducible transcript 4-like protein isoform X2, producing the protein MVATGSLSSKNPASISELLDRGFHPGSLLNDFDYWDYVVPEPNLNEMIFEETTCQSLVKMLENCLSKSKHTKLGCSKVLVPEKLTQRIAQDVLRLSSTEPCGLRGCVMHVNLEIENVCKKLDRIVCDSSVVPTFELTLVFKQDNCSWTSFRDFFFSRGRFSSGLRRTVILSSGFRLVKKKLYSLIGTTVIEEC; encoded by the exons ATGGTTGCAACTGGCAGTTTGAGCAGTAAGAACCCGGCCAGCATTTCAGAGTTGCTGGACCGTGGCTTCCACCCCGGGAGCCTACTAAATG ATTTTGACTACTGGGATTATGTTGTTCCTGAACCCAACCTCAATGAGATGATATTTGAGGAGACAACTTGCCAGAGTTTGGTTAAAATGCTGGAGAACTGTCTGTCCAAATCAAAGCACACCAAACTCGGTTGCTCAAAAGTCCTTGTTCCTGAGAAACTGACCCAGAGGATTGCTCAAGACGTCCTGAGGCTTTCCTCCACCGAGCCCTGCGGCCTGCGGGGTTGCGTTATGCACGTGAACTTGGAAattgaaaatgtatgtaaaaagcTGGATAGGATTGTGTGTGATTCTAGCGTGGTGCCCACTTTTGAGCTCACCCTTGTGTTTAAGCAGGACAACTGCTCGTGGACGAGCTTCAGGGATTTTTTCTTTAGTCGAGGTCGCTTCTCCTCTGGCCTCAGGCGAACTGTGATCCTGAGCTCAGGATTCCGACTTGTTAAAAAAAAGCTGTATTCCTTGATTGGAACCACAGTCATTGAAGAGTGCTAA
- the DDIT4L gene encoding DNA damage-inducible transcript 4-like protein isoform X1, giving the protein MVATGSLSSKNPASISELLDRGFHPGSLLNVPFSTDFDYWDYVVPEPNLNEMIFEETTCQSLVKMLENCLSKSKHTKLGCSKVLVPEKLTQRIAQDVLRLSSTEPCGLRGCVMHVNLEIENVCKKLDRIVCDSSVVPTFELTLVFKQDNCSWTSFRDFFFSRGRFSSGLRRTVILSSGFRLVKKKLYSLIGTTVIEEC; this is encoded by the exons ATGGTTGCAACTGGCAGTTTGAGCAGTAAGAACCCGGCCAGCATTTCAGAGTTGCTGGACCGTGGCTTCCACCCCGGGAGCCTACTAAATG tTCCATTTTCTACAGATTTTGACTACTGGGATTATGTTGTTCCTGAACCCAACCTCAATGAGATGATATTTGAGGAGACAACTTGCCAGAGTTTGGTTAAAATGCTGGAGAACTGTCTGTCCAAATCAAAGCACACCAAACTCGGTTGCTCAAAAGTCCTTGTTCCTGAGAAACTGACCCAGAGGATTGCTCAAGACGTCCTGAGGCTTTCCTCCACCGAGCCCTGCGGCCTGCGGGGTTGCGTTATGCACGTGAACTTGGAAattgaaaatgtatgtaaaaagcTGGATAGGATTGTGTGTGATTCTAGCGTGGTGCCCACTTTTGAGCTCACCCTTGTGTTTAAGCAGGACAACTGCTCGTGGACGAGCTTCAGGGATTTTTTCTTTAGTCGAGGTCGCTTCTCCTCTGGCCTCAGGCGAACTGTGATCCTGAGCTCAGGATTCCGACTTGTTAAAAAAAAGCTGTATTCCTTGATTGGAACCACAGTCATTGAAGAGTGCTAA